The Suricata suricatta isolate VVHF042 chromosome 3, meerkat_22Aug2017_6uvM2_HiC, whole genome shotgun sequence genome contains the following window.
aagcaggctccaggctcttagctgtcagcacagagcctaatgtagggatcaaactcacaaatcttgagatcatgacctgagccaaagtcagatacttaaccaactgagccacccaggcacccctaattgtttgtatttctgagggattgattGTGatgaatccattttcatttgtgattttatctatttgagtcttctctcttttctttttgagaagtctggctaggggtatatcaattttgtttattttttcaaaaaaccaagtctctgtttcattgatttgttctgtttcttttttaatattgtttatttatgttctgatctttattatttctcttcttctgctggctttggggtttctttgttctgcctctagttcctttaggtggaCTGTTAGATtatgtatttggaatttttttgtttcatgagataggcctggattgcagtgtatttttctcttaggactgcctttgctccagggatatctttttaaaagagacattaaaaaaattttttttttatttttattttaatttttttagtttttgagcaagaaagagagtgtgagcatgggagggtcagagagagagggagacacagaatctgaagacagactccaggctctgagctagctgtcagcacagagcccgacgcagggcctgaacccatgaaccatgagattatgacctgagcagaagcctgacgcttaactgattgagccaaccaggcgccccaagacagaCATTTTTCTAGCCTACTTTTTCTTCTCCAAGAAGTGATCTCTACTCATAGTACCAGAATCTTATGGCTGTAATTGTGATAAACAGTTTTGTTCCTCCCATGGCCATAGTCGTTAGTACCAGTGAAAGACACCCAAGCCAATCCAGGCCAATCAGCATATTCCCCTTGGCAATTTAGAAATTAGACATTGGGACACCTGTAAGTTGGTGATGCCAGAGTAATAGGTAGAAAACTGCAGGGCTGGGCCATTGTATTAGCTGTTGGTGAATAACTTACTACCTAAAAGTTAATACCTTTAGACAAGAAATACtgattatctcatagtttctgtggcTTGGAAATCTAGGAATGACTTAGATGTGTACCTCTATGTCATTCTCTCTCACAAGTCTGCAAAGTGCTGTACACTTTGATTGGCCAGGGCTGTGGTTTCATCTGGAGGTATGACTGGAGTAGGATCTGCTTCCATTCTCACTCACTTGGTTATTGGTAGGATTCACTTCCTCACGGGCTTTGGACAGAGGCTCCCAGTTCCTTGCTGGTTGTTGGTTGGAGGCTTCCCTAAGGTCCTTGCTTTATAGGCCTCTCCATGGGGGAGTTGGCTTCTGTCAGAGAAcataagagtgagagagaaagagtgcacagaATGGAAGCCACAGTCACTTTGTAACTTAATCTTAGAAGTGATATTGCATCACTTCTGTCATCTTCTgtccattaaaagaaaatggctAGGTCCATTCCACACTCAGGGGTAGATGGTTACACAAGGATGTAAATATTAGGAGTCAGGTATTGCCAGCCGTCTTAGAGGCTGCCTACCACAGCCTGTCCTCTGACCCCCGAGTGGTTCATGTCTCTCTTATGTACAAAATATACTCACCCCCAGGCAGGAGTATGACATTTCAGCATTGTCAATTCAAAGTCTAGAATCTCATTTTCTAGATCCAGGTTTGGGTGAGGGGCATTGAGAATAGTTCCTTACATATAGCTGCTTCAACACAGTTCCTCTAAACATGTACGGCTAAAGAGAGACACTGTCTgcccacatgcacacaaacaccaTTGTGGGACACACACAGAGTAACTTGTATAGACGTTCTTGTTCAAAAAGGCATGGGGAATGGAGGTCACAGAGGAGTCACTAGTTTATAGAAGTTCCAAGATCTGGACAAGAAAACGTTAGAAATTCCTTGGGTGTGTCTCAAGTCTGGAGAATCATTCTCTATGGCTCTTGCCTTGGCTCTCTGGGCTCTTGGTTGTACCCTGTGAATCATTCTTTTTGTATTGAAGGTAATATGAATTTGAACTGACTAGTTTTCTCAGCCTGCTCTCTACCAGTAAAActgtcttgttttttcattttatactgcCTCTGTTCCCTTTAGCAGAAGCTGGTAGTGTTTCTGCTGATATAATTCTCTCAAAAATGTGTGGGCTCCCTTTGAATGTCCATTTGAACCTTGGAGTTCCATTAGACCAAGCCTGTACTCACAAATTTCTTTGGGAAAAGCTTTATTCATACTGAACTCTTGTAATAGATGAGGGGCGATGCATGTAAACATCTAAGAAGACTTTTCTGAGAGACTCTGTGAGACACCTCTTAGTCTCTTTAAAGGGACTTTTGTGTGACTGAATATTATCATCAGTCATCACCGTTGTTTTTTCTGAGGTCTGAATAAAGCGTTGTAAGGTTATTTCCTCAGGTTTACCTTTCACCCATGTTCTCCTGGAAGTTCTCTTGATTTGCTCCTTGCCTGGAAGCCGTTTCTTAATTTTACGGTGTTTGCCATCTGAAGTGTCTGTGAATTCATACAGCCATCAATTAATTCCTGGCTTCTTTTTGTTTAATAGTCCTCCTCATGTATCTTTCTCCTGTTGCATTTTACTGTAAGGAGCAAGAAGACACCAGTTGTCATTTTCACTGTTCTACTTGGAAATTTCCTTAACCAGAGTATCTACCGTGTTAGGAACATTTTCCACTTCCCATGTAACTGCAGACAACCGTATTTCTAAACTTTCTGCCCCTATGTAAAGAGGGTCCTTCTCCTTTTAGTTTCCAACTCCTAACTTCTTTTTTCAGGCTTTGATAGCAGCATCTCTGAAGTTCATATTTCTACTAAAAATATGGTTAAGCCAATTTAGGCTTTCTTTAAACATGTTCCTTAAGATCTGTTTGGTCTCCATCTACTGTCTGGTTCTAAAGCCATTCCatatatttaggaatttgttgTGGTACTACAGTCTGTATTAGTTATCTACATATAAATAGTTTCCCCCATATTTAAGGACTTTTAGACGTTAATTACCTCGTTTTTTGTGCGTCACGAATCCAGACATGGGTTAGCTAGATGCCTTTGCCTCAAGATCTCTCACAAGGCTTCCATTAGGGTTTTAGCTGGGGCTGCTCACCTGGGGTAGAATCTGTTTTTAAGATCACTGTCATTTATATAGTTATTGACGAGATTTAGTTCCTCATGGACTTTTGGCTAGAGGGTCTCAATTTCTCACTGGCTGTTTGGAGGACTCCCTCAGTTTCTTTCCATGGGGGTCTCTTCATAGATCAGATAATAATACAGGAGTGGTGTCACTCATAATGAACAAGGAGAGAAAGTCTGCAGGATGGAAGCCACATTTCTCTTTAACttaatctcagaagtgacataccattatttttgttgtgttcTCTATCAGAAGTGAGTTTCAGGGTCCAGACCTCATTTGGGGCTGTCAGGGATTACACAAGCGTATGTGTATGAATGTGGGACCATTGAGGGTCATTTTAGAGTCTGTGTGCCGTATGTAGCCATTTTATGCTGTAAAtagggggagagaggaaactTGATGTATAAGAAAGATAGAGATGAGGATCATCCTGCCTTGACTCTTAATATCGTTCCAATTTCTAATCACAGCACTCATGAGGACCAACTGCAGTACTTGTTCTTGGCTTCCACGCTATACCCCTACAATCTATGCAATAGAGTATAGTTCTTTTTCTCCTAAGATAGCTTGAGTGACTTCTGTTACTTGCCATCAAAAAACCTTGATGAAGATAGGATTGTGCTGATAAGGTACTTGCTGAGCTGATTAaacaaaatattgatattttctagaatgttcccaGTGGGACTGTGGTGTCATTTTAAACAAACCATCACCAGCAAGAATATCTCCTGTTTCAATGTTTGGTGTCAACCATAACTTGCAAGGGATAGGATTTCACACAGACTAAGGGGTTAGACCGGAGCCTGGTGGTGTGAGTTGTttattgtatctatttttattcagttttacaATGTTTGTGTGAGGAGTAGACTCAGTGCCGTAGGCTCTCACATTCCATGCATAGACAGTAGTGCTGAGGGAAGATGCGGAGACTGTAATAACTGGGGAAGGGAATTGAAAGTTGCCCACAGTGCATTCCTTGCCTCAAATAGTCTGAGGCAGGGGCCTTTATCATTAGTCTCAGCCTAGTCTAATGTGTTTTAGAGTTTtaggctttcagcttttcaccactaACCCCTTGTGAAGGGCTTGGCTCTGTGCTACTGTGGACTGACTGTGAAGTGTTCAGAATCTCATGTTTTGGCATGATGTGGAATTCCTTTCGGGATGGCTGTGGCTCATCATCAGAGATAATCCTTTTAGGAATTCCATGTCTGGCAAATGTGGTCTTCAATTTGTAGACTCTTGTGGTAAATTGGTATTGTTCAGGCTTTCCAATCTTGAGATTTTTATTGTAGCTATCCCCCTAATGATATAGTCTCTGTTACTTTTTCTGCCAGATAAACACATTGGTGCCAATGTTCTGCTGTGGTCTGGTTGTGGAGGCTTGGGATATcattaatttatacatatatgtgtgtgtgtatatatatatgtgtgtgtgtgtatgtgtaaatttATACACGTATGCATATCTCCAATCTCACTTGAAAggtgtatagtgtgtgtgtgtgtgtgtgtgtatacaccacatttatatacatatactacacacacacacacacacacactctgaatacacacacacacacacactgaatatacacacacacatacatatatacactatgCACCTTTCAAGTGAGGTTAGACATTTTCTGAGGAATCAGGCTATTACTAATGAAACTGAATTGAAGAGCTAGGCTGCTTGATGGCATTAGTGGAATCATGAcagaatttgaaaatttcaagAGACCATGGAGATTATCCAGTTCAGTACCCACAGTTCAGAATCAGCCTCaactgattcagggcttgaacccagggctCTTGAGTCTTTTGCTTTACCATGCTATTTTTAACTTGATCAAGACTCTTACTGTTAAAAATGTTTGATGCGGCCAAGAGAAATGGAGCTTAGCTTTTCAATGAACATTTTATGTAATAACCTTATTTATGCTATTATTCTATTCATAGAAAACTTCCAAAGATGATAAACTCATATTTACCTAGAAGCCAAAAGTAACTAAGTGTTCCCAGGTTTTCTTAGACTCTCCAGTCTTTGGATTTCTTTGACATTGAATGACAATAATTAGTTATGTGGCTGTAGGAATTCCAGTTCTCTCTCTAAGTATTCTGAGAATGCTTGGTTTGCAACAGGAATGATAGAATATCACATAATCACTCATTTGCTTTATCCCACAATACACACCCGAATCTCAGAATAATAATACCAGCTTTCCACCAACAATATGGTCTGGAGTCTATTTTTGAAGTTACTTTGGTCTTCTTCTCTACGTGGTTAGTGACCAGATGGATACACATTTAGGttctttagtttcattttattttaactttttttggaatgattttttaaaatttaagttttttacaGCCATGTAAACTATGTACATGAgttcaaaattaaatgtataaaacaagaTATACTCAGAGAAGTTCTGAATTTCTCTGTCCACTCCACATTGTTCTTTATTTagaggtaattatttttaaaattatgacttaatctttccattttctatttgttatacaagtcttttatataaataatctttCAGCatgtggtcatttttaaaaaaaatctctcataatatatgtttttggcatttagaaatgtttgtattttattgtaattgtgaatacataaatgcatttgatttttttctttccaatatgggtatattttatttctttttcttgtctaattgtaGTGGCCAGAACCTCCActgtgttgaatagaaatgggaatgtgcatccttgtcttattcctattCTTAAGGAGGGCCCATTTAGCTTTGCACTATTCAGTATTATGTTGGTTTTAGGTTTTTCATAGCTGCCTTTTACTAGATTGAGgaaatttctttctattctcagtttgttgagagttttttttttttttaatcaggaatgCCTTTTGGTGtttgttaaatactttttctacttttatcaagataatgtgtgatttttctattttagattgTTGATATGGTAagttatattgattgattttcaaatgttaaataaagCTAACTTTGTGGGGCATGATGTgatatcctttttatatattgtaaaattcAACTTGCTAATACCTTGCTTACAGATTGTGCATCTATGTCTGTGACAGATGTTTTTCTAcaatttacttttcttataatgtctttgttTAGGTTTGGAATCAGTTTAATCGGGGCCTTATTGAATAAGTTGGGAAATGGCctctcctcttcaattttctggagGAGTTTGTATAAAATTGGtagtatttcttccttaaatgattggtagaattcaccagtgtaGCCATGTGGGCTGGAGTTTTCTTTATGGAAAGGTTTTAAACACTAAattcaggtaaaaaaaatttgatttcagtgtagttaacatacaggctTGCAGTAGTTTTAGGTGTACCATATAATGATTCAGCAGTTCTGTACATTACACCGTGTTCGTCTTGATACGTGTACTCTTGTCTgtttcacctgtttcacccatcctcccagcCTCCTCGCCTCTGGtgaccatctgtttgttctctacagttaagagtctggttttttgggtttgtctttttttcccttttcatttgttttgtttcttaaattctacatgtgagtgaatcatatggtatttgtctttctctgatttatttcacttagcattatactgtataactccatccatgttgttgcaaatggcaacacttcatttaatattcctttgtgggtatgtatgtgcatatatatatatttatacacatacatcttcctcccccccccccccccataccacatctttatccattcatctctcaatggacacttgggcttgggctgcttccacaagttggctattataaataatgctgcaataaacacagggtaaaattcaatttttaaaacagctgTAGGACTGttcaatttatttacttcttcttGAGTGAGCTTTGAGTTCGTGTCTTTTAAGAATCTAGTTCATTTCACctaaattgtcaaatttattggcataaagtttgtactatttccttattattattttaatatccatGGATGTTGTCACGATGTTACCTTTCTCATTCCTGATATTAacaattcttttccttctcctttttttcatcAGTCTGGCTAGGAGTTTGTGATTTTACTAATTTCCTAAAAAaccttgtttttcatttaatcaaTTTTCCctattgtttttatcttcttggtTTTCACTgtaacctttattatttatttacccaCACAGTGCGTTTAATTTACTCTCCTTTTCCTAGTTCCTTAAGGTGAAAGATGTCACTTATTTgaaacctttattattttcttaaaaaatttttttaaaatgtttatttatttttgagagagagagagagcaaaagcagggaggggcagagagagagacaaacacagaatccaaagaaggctctaggctatgaggtgtcagcacagagcctgacctggggctcgagttcacaaaccacgagatcacaacctgagctgatgttggatgctcaaccgactgagtcacccaggcactctctttcttttttgttaatgtttgtttatgtttgagagagagagagtgtgggagaacCTGCGtaactgggggtggggtggggtggggtgggggtggagggaaaagaatccaaagcaagctctctGTTGAtagagagctggatgtggggctcaaactcacaaactgtgagattattacttgagccgaagtcagacatttaatagactgagccacccatgtgttcCAAACCTTATTTTCTAATAAGGGAATTTATTAACTAAATTTCAAAGCCCCGTTAGCTGTAATTAACAAATACtgagatttttcacttttatacaGTTTAAGATACTTCTTAACTTcacttttgattatttattttatctatagGTTAGATAGTTTCTATTATATAGtgtctgtgttttatttctaatttagttCCATTATTGTTTGAGAAGATACCTTGAATTCTTTTAGGTTTGTTGAGATTAGTTTAAGAGCTCAGAATATGTTTTATACAagtaaatgttccatgtgcataaCAGAATATGTATTCATTCTGTTGCTGGTTCGAATATTTCAGTATAGGTCAGTTTggtttaaatgtcatttaaatttcCTATATACTAGTTGATTTTGTGTCTGCTTATTCAGTTAATTACTAATAGAGTGATATTGAAATCTCTAAGTATAATTAATGATTTGACTCTTTTCATTATAGGTCTATTGGTTCcactatgtttattattttttaaatgtttatttattttgagagagacagacacacacacacacacagtgtgagtgggggaggggcggagagcatggagagagagaatcccaggcaggcttcatgctgccagcacagagcctgatatggggcttgaacccatgaaaccatgagatcatcacctgagccaagatcaagagtcggatgcctaaccaattgagccactcaggcacccccactaTGTTTATTTTGAAACGCTGTTATCAGACATGTGAACTTTTAGCATTgttatattattttgataaattgatctctttattatttattcctaGTAATATTCATTGCTCTAATGTCAactttgatattaatatagccattccagctttcttttgattaatgttacCATGGTatattgtgttttttcttcattcttttacttttaacttgatgtctttatatttaaaatggactTCTTGTAAGTACAAATATTTGGTTCTTgctattttttcaacttttatttatttatttttgagagagcacacgcaggggaggggcagagagagagagaaagggaaacacagaatccaaagcaggttgagccacccaggcgtccctgtagtACATAGCTTTTAATTAAGCTATTTACCTCCAAGTGattttatacactttaaatgtaaCTATAAGAACCTTACCACACTTCACAGATCTCTGTTTCTTTAGAGTCAGTCTTTGGAGTTCCATGACTTTCCTTTAGTGGTGTCCTGTTTCCCTGGTTTCGCATGATCCTTATGGCCTTGGATTGGTGTCCATGCATTTCAGAAAGCAGGTTCCTCTTCCGGGCTTTGCAGACTAGACTTGGCAAACAAAGTCCTTCACTAGTCAGCGCCTTCCCTTCCCCAGGGGTTCTGGGTGTCACCTGGTGCTGTCTGCAGGCTTCTGGAGTCCTTGGGCTTGCAGGTCTGGTGCCTGGGTCAGAAGGTGTGCAGGCTTCATGCTTGGGTCAGAGACTAATCTGGTACCTGACTTGCAGGCTTGGTCCTGGAGCTTGGAGTGGGCCTGGTGCTTGAACCTGTGGTGATGGGCCTGGGACCTGGGTCTGTGTGAGTGCCACTGCATAGTAGGTCCACgggagccaaccaggtgccagGGACCACTGGGGTGGGCCCAGTGTCTTGGCCCACAGGACTCTGTGTGGTGGTGGGACAGGCTGGGAGCCTGGTTTTAATGGAGCTGGCCTGGCACTAGGGTGAGCCTGGAACCTGGGGCCCTTAGAGTGGACTTATAAGCTGGGGCCTAGGGATAGTGTGTGTCTGTGACATGGAGTGGACTTATAAGCTGGGGCCTAGGGATAGTGTGTGTCTGCGACATGTTGGGTGTGTGGGAGCCTGTCTGGCATGAGATAGGTTGGGAGCCTTCGTTTATGGGACCTGGCCTGGTGCTGTGGTGGGCGGGGATCCAGAGCCTGTGGGACCCTGTTTAGAGTCTAGGTCTGCAGAGGTTGGCCTGGCCCTAGTGTGGGCTGGGAGCCTGTGTTCATGGGAATTCACTGGGAGCCACCTGGGGCCACAGGAATGGGCTTGGTAGTAGGGCAGGGTGACTCTGGCTTCTGTGGTGAAGTCTGGTGGTCActtcactctctttcccccataGAGAGAGTGCCTCTTCCTGCACTGGGCTGCTTGGGCTTTGCTTGGCCTTTGGGGAGAGGCGTGAGTAATGTGAGAGTGATGTGAAACTATCTTTCCTACCCTCTTCAGTGTATCTTTTCTTACTTCAGTGCTTCAGTCAGTTGCTATAATCCTCCTGGAATCCTTAGCTCTTGTGAAGTTACTTTCACCTTTGGATACTTATTCATATAGAtgttttttgtggggggggggtggggaggagggacatgCTAGAAATTCCTGTGCCTCCATTATACTGATATTCCTCCCAAAGTCTGTCACCTTTTGTTTGGAAAGATATTTGTACAGAGTGTAAAATTGTAGGTTGAAAGATTTCTTCCCTCACTTCTTTAAAAATCCTCTTCCATTGTCATCTGATTTGcattatttctgttcttctatATATAATGTGCCATTTTCCTTTGATCACTTTTAGGGTTTTATCTTTAGCACTGGATTTAAGCTATTGATCATGATTTCCCTTGctgtcattttcttaatgttccaTGTACTTGGGAGTCCTTGAATTCCTCTGACCTGAGTTTCAGTTTTTATCAGATGGGGATAATTTTTTggccataattttttttcacatttttttttgtttctccccTATATGTCATTTTAGAACTTGAATTATACATCTGTTAGGCCACTTGAAATTTCCTAGAGCTCACTGATGAtgttgaagtctgatgcttaaccaagtgagccacccaggttccctgttgatgtatttattttaaaaatttcttcttggggcgcctgggtggctcagtcagttaaacgtctggcttcagctcagatcatgatctcacggtttgtgggtttgagccctgtgtcgggctctgtgctgacagctcaaagcccggagcctgcttccgattctgtgtctccctctctccctgacccctccctgttcacgctgtctctctctgtctctcaaaaataaaaaccattaaaaaaattttttttaatttcttcttttccgCCATCGTGGTGCATACAGCTGGCTGTTTCTCGCCATGTCTTCTCACAAGACTTTCAGGATCAAGCGATTCCTggccaagaaacaaaagcagaatcgTCCCATTCCCCAGTGGATTCGGATGAAAACTGGTAACAAAATCAGGTACAACTCCAAGAGGCGGCACTGGAGAAGAGCGAAGCTGGGCCTGTAAGGGATCGTGCATGAGATGGCCCACGTCTATTCTGCCGCCCGCAAGTCCTGTGCTCTGGTTCATCACCTCCCCGTTACTCGGCCTGTAGACCAGTTTTATCTGGGAAATGACTTCTCTGTTATGATTTTGCATCAGTATATTGGTTCAGGAATAAACACATGAGATGTTTTGGTTggaaaaaagattttcttctttctgtgttttattttatagtttttattgctttgtcttccactgatcttttcttcttcaaacttcaacttacttttatatttacctagtatagttttcatttcctatATTTTCATTCCAAtaagttacatatatatttttaatattttctgtgtcttggggcacctgggtggctcagctggttaaatgtctgactttggctcaggtcatgatctcaagtctgtgggttcgagccctgtgttgggctctgtgctgagagctcagaacctggagcctgctttttggattctttcttcctctctctgcccccctcccccacttgtacccTGTCTttatctcaaacataaataaaacattaaaaaaattttaaaaatatcttctgtgTCTCTACTTAATATGTTCCATATTCTGGCTTCTTAAACACAgtgaatgtatttataatttatgcTGTGCTGGCAAATGTTTAACAAGGATtctctgggaaaagaaaataacacagcCCTGATTTGTCacatttgccaatttctgtgcTTTTTGGTCATCCCACTGTGGCTGATTTAAAGCTATTAACATGGCGTCACTGAATGTAGAGTTGATGCCATGTAGGCtttgtagttctctctctcattttttattttgtgattgtgacagtttttttaaagttttgtttattttattttttaaaatgtttattcatttttgagagagattgagaaataGAGTGTAAATgggagaaggccagagagagagggagacacagaatccaaagtaggaccaggctttgagctctcagcCTAGAGTCTAACATGGccctcgaacttacaaaccatgagatcatgacctgagctgaagttggacacttagctgactgagccacccaggtgcccctaaagttttatttatttacttattttgagagagagagagacaggccggcagacagacacacagacagtgatcaggggaggggcagggagagagtgagacttctgagcaggctctacactgtcagcatggagcccaatgtggggctctgtcccatgaatggtaagatcgtgaccagagcttAAATCAAGAGCCGCATGTTtacctgacggagccacccaggtgtccatggTTGTGTCAGTTCCTGTCATCTAGTTTTGTGATACATTTATCCAAGGGCACATATTTATGTAGAGTAGGCAGATTAATGCTTCTGACCCCAAATGTCTCCATCCTAACCCCTGGcatctgtgaatatgttaccttatataGTAAAAAGTGCTTTGCACACATAATTAAGTTAAGGACTCTGAGATAGGGAGGCTATACTGGATTATCAGGGTGGGCCCAGTGTAATTATAAGTGCACTTGTAAGTGAAAGAGGGAGGTATAAGCCAGAGAAGGAAATTTAATGATTGAAGCAAAGTTACAGTGATGTGATATAAGAAAGACTTgactagggcacctgggggggctc
Protein-coding sequences here:
- the LOC115286662 gene encoding 60S ribosomal protein L39 isoform X3: MSSHKTFRIKRFLAKKQKQNRPIPQWIRMKTGNKIRYNSKRRHWRRAKLGL